The Candidatus Brocadiaceae bacterium genome has a segment encoding these proteins:
- a CDS encoding glucose-1-phosphate thymidylyltransferase yields MPEGSVVLFEDEFVSDMYPITLTRPAFAVTCGALNLYDVARMVGERVGYVVRDYLADTTACLYADERPAAGPTLMLNAALAPDARHVARLRALLAAGEPFLCTTGRRVAAALVPAGVPLPDDLSPATAMPWLLERGLPLREEEGLRTFDYPFHLIGVLEELFPANLQARIAAGGLREVRPGVFVGTDVDLAETAVVRADKGPVVLDDGVQVMEFAYLVGPLYVGPHSRIIERASVKESVSIGRLCKIGGEVEASVIESHTNKQHHGFLGHAYVGSWVNLGAGTSNSDLKNTYGTVRVEHQGRKLDTGLQFLGCVIGDFSKSAINTSIFTGKIIGVSSMLYGFVGQNVPSFCNYARSFGQMTECTIDQAVTTQRRMFARRSIEQTVQDVALLRAVHERTRSERCWSTLPPVL; encoded by the coding sequence ATGCCCGAAGGCAGCGTCGTTCTGTTCGAAGACGAGTTCGTGAGCGACATGTACCCCATCACGCTGACGCGGCCCGCGTTCGCCGTGACCTGCGGCGCGCTGAACCTCTACGACGTGGCCCGCATGGTCGGCGAGCGCGTCGGCTACGTCGTGCGCGACTACCTGGCGGACACGACGGCGTGCCTGTATGCGGACGAGCGGCCGGCGGCCGGCCCGACGCTGATGTTGAACGCCGCCCTGGCGCCGGACGCCCGGCACGTGGCGCGCCTGCGCGCCCTGCTGGCGGCGGGCGAGCCGTTCCTGTGCACGACCGGCCGGCGAGTGGCGGCCGCCCTGGTGCCGGCCGGGGTGCCGCTGCCGGACGACCTGTCGCCCGCCACGGCCATGCCCTGGCTGCTGGAGCGCGGCCTGCCTCTGCGCGAGGAGGAGGGGCTGCGGACGTTCGACTACCCGTTTCACCTGATCGGCGTGCTCGAGGAGCTGTTCCCGGCCAACCTGCAGGCGCGCATCGCCGCCGGCGGCCTTCGCGAGGTCCGGCCGGGGGTGTTCGTGGGCACGGACGTCGATCTGGCCGAGACGGCCGTCGTCCGTGCCGACAAGGGCCCCGTCGTGCTGGACGACGGCGTGCAGGTGATGGAGTTCGCATACCTGGTCGGCCCGCTCTACGTGGGCCCCCATTCGCGCATCATCGAGCGCGCGTCGGTCAAGGAGTCCGTCTCCATCGGCCGCCTGTGCAAGATCGGCGGCGAGGTGGAGGCTTCGGTGATCGAATCGCACACAAACAAACAGCATCACGGTTTCCTGGGGCACGCCTACGTCGGCTCGTGGGTGAACCTGGGTGCCGGCACGAGCAACAGCGACCTGAAGAACACCTACGGCACGGTGCGCGTGGAGCACCAGGGGCGCAAGCTGGACACGGGCCTGCAGTTCCTCGGCTGCGTGATCGGCGACTTCTCCAAGAGCGCCATCAACACGAGCATCTTCACGGGCAAGATCATCGGCGTCTCCAGCATGCTGTACGGCTTCGTGGGGCAGAACGTGCCGAGCTTCTGCAACTACGCGCGTTCGTTCGGCCAGATGACCGAGTGCACGATCGACCAGGCCGTGACCACCCAGCGGCGCATGTTCGCCCGCCGCAGCATCGAGCAGACGGTCCAGGACGTGGCCCTGCTGCGCGCCGTCCACGAGCGGACCCGCTCGGAGCGGTGCTGGAGCACCCTCCCGCCCGTCCTGTAG
- a CDS encoding 6-phospho-beta-glucosidase, producing the protein MTDRLTICLVGAGSSYTPEIVHGLLGLSPERLPIGAVHMTDIDERRLSIMAGLSRRMVAAAGSDVEVRDDVSLDAMLQGADFVVTEVRVGGMEARYLDESIPLKYGIIGQETTGPGGMMKALRTIPPMIEIARAVERVCPDAFILNYTNPSGIVTEAVTKHTGARFVGLCSGLPGITQRIREKLADVYPDLHVYCVGLNHLGFVHRMVSDGRDVTADAIARLYSQDERAGVDNAQMAVARLVNTIDAVPISYVNYFYRRRQRVEQAQAAPETRAQAIMKIQKDVFEEAARQDVHTKPQALAKRGGGGYSNVTFSVMDAIRNDTGAEIACSVPNRGTVEQIDDDASVEVVCRFGRRGPVPVPVGPIPPAFRGLVLAVKAYETLTVQAAVTRSRKTALQALLNHPLVGDLDVAAPLLDEMLEAHGLDFR; encoded by the coding sequence ATGACCGATAGGTTGACCATCTGCCTCGTGGGGGCCGGGAGTTCCTACACGCCCGAGATCGTGCACGGCCTGCTGGGACTCTCGCCCGAGCGTCTGCCCATCGGCGCCGTGCACATGACCGACATCGACGAGCGCCGCCTCTCCATCATGGCCGGCCTGTCGCGCCGCATGGTGGCCGCAGCGGGCAGCGACGTCGAGGTCCGCGACGACGTCTCGCTGGACGCCATGCTTCAGGGAGCGGACTTCGTCGTCACCGAGGTCCGCGTCGGCGGCATGGAGGCGCGCTACCTGGACGAGAGCATCCCGCTGAAATACGGCATCATCGGCCAGGAGACCACCGGCCCGGGCGGCATGATGAAGGCCCTGCGCACGATCCCGCCCATGATCGAGATCGCCCGGGCGGTCGAGCGCGTCTGCCCCGACGCCTTCATCCTGAACTACACGAACCCGAGCGGCATCGTCACCGAGGCCGTGACCAAACACACGGGCGCGCGCTTCGTGGGGCTCTGTTCCGGCCTCCCGGGCATCACCCAGCGCATCCGCGAGAAGCTCGCCGACGTCTACCCCGACCTGCACGTCTACTGCGTCGGCCTGAACCACCTCGGGTTCGTCCATCGCATGGTCTCGGACGGGCGCGACGTGACGGCCGACGCCATTGCGCGGCTCTACTCGCAGGACGAACGGGCGGGGGTGGACAACGCCCAGATGGCCGTGGCCCGGCTGGTCAACACGATCGATGCCGTGCCGATCAGCTACGTGAACTACTTCTACCGGCGCCGCCAGCGCGTGGAGCAGGCCCAGGCGGCACCCGAGACGCGCGCGCAGGCGATCATGAAGATCCAGAAGGACGTCTTCGAGGAGGCCGCCCGCCAGGACGTGCACACCAAGCCCCAGGCGCTCGCGAAGCGCGGGGGCGGCGGCTACTCGAACGTCACCTTCTCCGTCATGGACGCCATCCGGAACGACACGGGCGCCGAGATCGCGTGCAGTGTGCCCAATCGGGGGACGGTCGAGCAGATCGACGACGACGCGTCGGTCGAGGTCGTCTGCCGGTTCGGCCGCCGGGGGCCCGTCCCGGTGCCCGTCGGCCCGATCCCGCCGGCGTTCCGGGGCCTGGTGCTGGCCGTCAAGGCGTACGAGACGCTCACGGTCCAGGCGGCGGTCACGCGCAGCCGGAAGACGGCCCTCCAGGCGCTGCTGAACCACCCGCTGGTCGGCGACCTGGACGTCGCGGCGCCGCTGCTGGACGAGATGCTCGAGGCCCACGGGCTGGACTTCCGTTGA
- a CDS encoding FAD-dependent oxidoreductase encodes MTDTVVRTEERGIRVLHDVDVIVVGGGPGGIGAAVAAARLGARTLLCEQYGFLGGMATAGLVEPFMWSGLEGQRFDTGIFREWCAAMERMGGLAPNGSTFCSEVAKLAAEHLCLDAGVQLLYHVQLDRPVMAGRDIDCVLMLGKSGLTAHRARVFVDATGDADLAARAGCRIEYGRPEDGQVQPMTLCFDMAGVDLAAMPGQHVINELYQKARAEGRVHCPRENVLWFRTLEPDRIHFNTTRIVGYRATDTLSYSEAEVEGRRQVVEYVEFLRRDVPGFERARLHALAVTMGVRESRRVRGRAYLTRRDYESAAKFPDGICRVNYVIDIHSPTGEGTEIVSMPPGEWYEIPYGCIVPRGCENLLVAGRPISVDHAVHSSMRVMPPACTIGQAAGTAAALAVREQASPAEVDGVQVRRSLIEQGVWLEGPPPEREEAS; translated from the coding sequence ATGACCGACACAGTCGTGCGAACGGAGGAACGCGGCATCCGCGTTCTTCATGACGTGGACGTGATCGTCGTCGGCGGCGGACCGGGCGGCATCGGCGCCGCCGTGGCGGCCGCCCGCCTGGGCGCCCGGACGCTGCTGTGCGAGCAGTACGGCTTCCTGGGCGGCATGGCCACGGCCGGGCTCGTCGAGCCGTTCATGTGGAGCGGCCTGGAGGGGCAGCGGTTCGATACGGGCATCTTCCGCGAGTGGTGCGCCGCGATGGAGCGCATGGGGGGCCTGGCGCCCAACGGCAGCACGTTCTGCTCCGAAGTCGCCAAGCTGGCCGCCGAACACCTCTGCCTGGACGCGGGCGTGCAGCTCCTCTACCACGTGCAACTGGACCGGCCCGTGATGGCGGGGCGCGACATCGACTGCGTCCTGATGCTGGGCAAGAGCGGCCTGACGGCCCATCGCGCCCGCGTCTTCGTCGACGCCACGGGCGATGCCGACCTGGCCGCGCGCGCCGGCTGCCGCATCGAGTACGGCCGGCCCGAAGACGGGCAGGTGCAGCCCATGACGCTCTGCTTCGACATGGCCGGCGTCGACCTCGCCGCCATGCCCGGGCAACACGTCATCAACGAGCTGTACCAGAAGGCGCGGGCGGAAGGGCGGGTGCACTGCCCGCGCGAAAACGTGCTCTGGTTCCGCACGCTGGAACCCGACCGCATCCACTTCAACACCACGCGCATCGTCGGGTACAGGGCCACGGACACGCTCTCCTATTCCGAAGCCGAGGTCGAGGGGCGCCGCCAGGTCGTGGAGTACGTGGAGTTCCTGCGGCGCGACGTGCCGGGGTTCGAGCGGGCGCGGCTGCACGCGCTGGCCGTGACGATGGGCGTGCGCGAGAGCCGCCGCGTGCGCGGGCGCGCCTACCTGACGCGCCGCGACTACGAGAGCGCCGCGAAGTTCCCCGACGGCATATGCCGTGTGAACTACGTGATCGACATCCACAGCCCCACGGGAGAGGGCACCGAGATCGTGTCCATGCCGCCGGGGGAGTGGTACGAGATACCCTACGGCTGCATCGTGCCGCGCGGCTGCGAGAACCTGCTGGTGGCCGGCCGCCCCATCAGCGTCGACCATGCCGTGCACTCGTCCATGCGCGTCATGCCGCCGGCCTGCACCATCGGGCAGGCGGCCGGCACGGCGGCGGCCCTGGCCGTGCGCGAGCAGGCGTCGCCGGCGGAAGTGGACGGCGTGCAGGTGCGCCGCTCGCTCATCGAGCAGGGGGTCTGGCTGGAAGGTCCGCCTCCGGAGAGGGAGGAGGCATCGTGA
- a CDS encoding sulfatase-like hydrolase/transferase — protein MNLVIIVSDTFRWDYMGAYGNDRIHTPNLDRLAAEGTVFLDAFAEGLPTINARRVIYTGRHIFPFQYRPQRSDPIQQHGWHPLYDEDVTLAEHLRDRGYFTALFNDVYHLMKPGKNFHRGFRQWEWVRGQEGDPDILPDRAKVADLLERAAPGREIADDAWIIQHLLRRRQWKSDADTIVGRTMTRAADWVRGYSLDKPFYLHVEVFDPHEPWDPPAEYARRYERDYGDSLDGCLAPSTMDGVRDDQHFRNIRAAYAGEVTLVDRWTGHLLDALRETGRMDETLVIFTSDHGCMMGEQGLIHKGTDRLHNQVTKLPLIVRHPAGRAAGARVPGFCQHQDIMPTALDILGEPVPDRVLGRSLWPQALGQGGAPDHVVSAFCFHACCRTAKWNYVRPWFKAATTQVREGRLFGSLNMEEKLYDLEADPQELTNVAAQHPDVTADLSRRLNAHIERMRPLTNGTLQGVAEIGAQMTFDGLPRLDA, from the coding sequence GTGAACCTCGTCATCATCGTCAGCGACACGTTTCGTTGGGACTACATGGGTGCGTACGGAAACGACCGCATCCATACGCCCAACCTGGACAGGCTGGCCGCCGAGGGCACCGTGTTCCTGGACGCGTTCGCCGAGGGCCTGCCGACGATCAACGCCCGGCGCGTGATCTACACCGGGCGGCACATCTTCCCGTTCCAGTACCGCCCCCAAAGGTCCGACCCCATCCAGCAGCACGGCTGGCACCCGCTGTATGACGAGGACGTAACGCTGGCCGAGCACCTGCGCGACCGCGGGTACTTCACGGCCCTCTTCAACGACGTCTACCACCTGATGAAGCCCGGCAAGAACTTCCACCGGGGATTCCGCCAGTGGGAGTGGGTCCGCGGCCAGGAAGGCGACCCGGACATCCTGCCCGACCGGGCGAAGGTCGCCGACCTGCTGGAGCGGGCCGCCCCGGGGCGGGAGATCGCCGACGACGCCTGGATCATCCAGCATCTGCTGCGGCGCCGGCAGTGGAAGAGCGACGCCGACACCATCGTCGGCCGCACCATGACGCGCGCGGCCGACTGGGTGCGCGGCTACAGCCTCGACAAGCCCTTCTACCTCCACGTGGAGGTCTTCGACCCGCACGAGCCCTGGGACCCGCCCGCCGAGTACGCCCGGCGCTATGAACGCGACTACGGCGACAGCCTGGACGGCTGCCTGGCACCCTCCACCATGGACGGCGTGCGCGACGACCAGCACTTCCGCAACATCCGTGCCGCCTACGCCGGCGAGGTGACGCTGGTGGACCGCTGGACCGGCCACCTGCTGGACGCCCTGCGCGAGACCGGCCGCATGGACGAGACCCTGGTCATCTTCACCAGCGATCACGGCTGCATGATGGGCGAGCAGGGCCTGATCCACAAGGGCACCGACCGCCTGCACAACCAGGTGACGAAGCTGCCGCTGATCGTCCGCCACCCGGCCGGACGGGCGGCGGGGGCGCGTGTGCCCGGCTTCTGCCAGCATCAGGACATCATGCCCACGGCCCTGGACATCCTGGGCGAGCCCGTGCCGGACCGCGTGCTGGGCCGCAGCCTCTGGCCGCAGGCCCTCGGCCAGGGCGGCGCGCCCGACCACGTCGTGAGCGCCTTCTGCTTCCATGCCTGCTGCCGCACCGCGAAGTGGAACTACGTGCGGCCGTGGTTCAAGGCCGCCACGACGCAGGTCCGCGAGGGCCGGCTGTTCGGATCGCTGAACATGGAAGAGAAGCTCTACGACCTGGAAGCGGACCCGCAGGAACTGACAAACGTGGCCGCGCAGCACCCCGACGTCACGGCCGACCTGTCCAGGCGGCTCAACGCGCACATCGAGCGCATGCGGCCGCTGACGAACGGCACGCTCCAGGGCGTGGCCGAGATCGGCGCGCAGATGACCTTCGACGGACTGCCGCGCCTGGACGCGTGA
- a CDS encoding acetylxylan esterase, which yields MESPRKWYPSATEVDGWCRAVFRRAEGADVGGELLDPLPWSAVGGIRHARMRYVAFHSVALGTWYGIWQPCPSGRGPLLVHVPGYAAEMSAHPELTADGYNVLHVNPLGYVTPEGPDLSKRVDDAWPVLPDTVRTLGEGGYFDWLTQAAAATLWALRQDGVRGDGPAFFGTSQGGGGALLLGSILADEGVRAVAADVPYLTDFAWVYEHKSGAAYARITGPLQALAEDGPQRLAAGWKALGFVDTLSHAHRLSMPVLLTAGSVDTTCPPETIRALFERLPGTRAYVELGGQSHGYTVPFMTLTRAWMRLHV from the coding sequence ATGGAATCCCCGCGGAAATGGTATCCGTCGGCGACGGAAGTGGATGGGTGGTGCCGTGCCGTGTTCCGGCGCGCGGAAGGCGCCGACGTGGGCGGCGAACTGCTGGACCCGCTGCCCTGGTCGGCCGTCGGCGGCATCCGGCACGCGCGCATGCGCTATGTGGCGTTCCACTCCGTAGCCCTGGGCACGTGGTACGGCATCTGGCAGCCGTGCCCGTCCGGCCGCGGCCCCCTGCTCGTCCACGTGCCGGGCTACGCGGCCGAGATGAGCGCGCATCCGGAACTGACGGCCGACGGCTACAACGTGCTGCACGTCAACCCGCTCGGCTACGTCACCCCCGAGGGGCCGGACCTCTCGAAGCGTGTCGATGACGCCTGGCCGGTGCTGCCGGACACGGTGCGCACGCTCGGCGAGGGCGGCTACTTCGACTGGCTCACCCAGGCGGCGGCGGCCACCCTCTGGGCGCTCCGGCAGGACGGCGTCAGGGGAGACGGCCCGGCGTTCTTCGGCACCAGTCAGGGCGGCGGCGGCGCGCTGCTGCTCGGCAGCATCCTGGCCGACGAGGGCGTGCGGGCCGTTGCGGCGGACGTGCCGTACCTGACGGACTTCGCGTGGGTCTACGAGCACAAGTCCGGCGCGGCCTACGCCCGGATCACCGGGCCGCTCCAAGCCCTGGCCGAGGACGGGCCGCAGCGGCTCGCGGCCGGGTGGAAGGCGCTCGGCTTCGTCGACACGCTCAGCCATGCCCACCGGCTGTCCATGCCGGTGCTGCTGACGGCGGGCTCGGTCGACACCACCTGCCCGCCGGAGACCATCCGCGCGCTGTTCGAGCGCCTGCCCGGCACGCGCGCCTACGTGGAACTCGGCGGCCAGTCGCACGGCTACACCGTGCCGTTCATGACGCTCACCCGCGCCTGGATGCGCCTGCACGTGTAA
- a CDS encoding Gfo/Idh/MocA family oxidoreductase, giving the protein MAFRICTIGCGGIATGRHGPSYAAYAAARPDTELAACCDLIADRAERFRDKFGFARCYTDLDRMLETERPDAVCLVSPVPVTCELSCRVMSMGYPLMMEKPPGRTPEELEQMIAAAEAAGVAQQVAFNRRYAPLNREFRRILTEEIPPEAVQHIRYEMVRVQRKDTDFSTTAIHGIDATRFLIGSDYAHVRFHYREMPELGPGVANIFMDCTFKSGATGHLSFCPVAGMTVERAQLHALDHTIVLHHPVSGSDVEGRLVHFRTREPVHDVTATKLAGTDEAFVLDGFFGENASFFDDIRAGRRPVGDLRSARQSLKIAQCMSARRDEYTAD; this is encoded by the coding sequence ATGGCCTTCCGAATCTGCACCATCGGCTGCGGCGGCATCGCCACCGGGCGACACGGCCCGTCCTATGCCGCCTATGCGGCCGCGCGGCCGGACACCGAGTTGGCCGCCTGCTGCGACCTGATCGCCGACCGCGCGGAGCGATTCCGCGACAAGTTCGGCTTCGCCCGCTGCTACACCGACCTGGACCGGATGCTCGAGACCGAGCGGCCGGACGCCGTCTGCCTGGTCTCCCCGGTGCCGGTCACGTGCGAGTTGTCCTGCCGGGTCATGTCGATGGGCTACCCCCTGATGATGGAGAAGCCGCCCGGCCGCACGCCCGAGGAGCTGGAGCAGATGATCGCGGCGGCCGAGGCGGCCGGCGTGGCCCAGCAGGTGGCGTTCAACCGGCGTTACGCCCCGCTGAATCGCGAGTTCCGCCGCATCCTCACCGAGGAGATCCCCCCCGAAGCCGTCCAGCACATCCGCTACGAGATGGTGCGCGTGCAGCGGAAGGACACGGACTTCTCGACGACGGCCATCCACGGCATCGACGCCACTCGCTTCCTGATCGGCAGCGACTACGCGCACGTGCGCTTCCACTACCGGGAGATGCCCGAGCTGGGGCCCGGCGTCGCCAACATCTTCATGGACTGCACGTTCAAATCCGGCGCGACCGGCCACCTGAGCTTCTGCCCCGTGGCGGGCATGACGGTCGAACGCGCACAGCTTCACGCGCTCGATCACACGATCGTCCTGCACCACCCCGTCAGCGGCTCCGACGTGGAGGGCCGGCTGGTGCACTTCCGCACCCGCGAGCCCGTGCACGACGTGACCGCCACGAAGCTGGCCGGGACGGACGAGGCGTTCGTCCTGGACGGCTTCTTCGGCGAGAACGCGTCGTTCTTCGACGACATCCGCGCCGGGCGCCGCCCGGTGGGCGACCTGCGCAGCGCGCGGCAGTCTCTCAAGATCGCGCAGTGCATGAGCGCGCGCCGGGACGAGTACACGGCCGACTGA
- the mfd gene encoding transcription-repair coupling factor, with product MSDPLDRIGGLASVRRLPDLLRARGKVTVIGAAGSGAALLAAWLAENVRTPTLIVCATGEEAEEFAEDVDLFRPALACHFPPLEVLPGDADEPSEVVLRARLHVLRHLAFGPDPDDGPPEADAYLAPTAATRVVAAAVNALMEPTSSADALREGSRTIRRGEAADPHALAAWLADHGYLALPQVAAPGQYALRGGILDVYSHGATRPVRIEFFGDEVESIRSFDPASQLSVDRAQSCLLAAAEHTGAGERPSASLLDHLPQDAAVYLVDPDRLRGRAQEVYDQAEQSGLLVPPPALWAAVEGRPRVEFRTDGEGADGDVVRVPMAQRDVFGPDLDSTFAELARVCRAHDAATVYCMSEAEARRLRALLQGRGPNGLDGLRFGIGRLNHGVLCAEAGLALIPHHRLFGRYRQRRFVPHAQEGRPVESVQDLSPGDLVVHVDHGIGRFLGTGVLEQGGRTREYLEIEFAEQVHVHVPCDRIELVHRYIGVGGRRPELSHIRSAGWWRAKERAREAIEDMAAELLEVQALRETQQGIAAPDDTEWQQQFESEFPYEETEDQLRAAEEVRRDMCSPQPMDRLICGDVGYGKTEIAMRAAFRCVMGGRQAAMLVPTTVLAQQHFRTFSERMADYPVRVEMLSRFLTDAETRRVLAGLAEGTVDVVIGTHRLVQSSVRIKNLGLVIIDEEQRFGVEHKESLKKLRRTVDVLTLSATPIPRTLHMALMGLREISALQTPPHDRQAIETRVSRFSPQILRHAVLRELNRQGQVFVIHNRVHSITDFADRVRSIVPEATVAVAHGRMPENELAGTMDDFIDGRIDVLVSTTIVESGLDIPNANTIVLNRSDLLGLAEMHQLRGRVGRYIHKAYAYFFVPESRPVTPEAQSRLDAIRRYSHLGAGFDIALRDLEMRGAGNILGPAQSGHIAAVGYNLYCRLLAQAVRGLKGRPPEEPPDVTVELGLDAYLPDDYVPTPRQKMEIYRRLHRATGLAGIQEVRAALRDRFGPPPRPAENLLLQAELRVLAARAGLAAVHVRDGRIHLSVRDEAAMERWFATAPARPRRIAEDLAVIDHGFPADSPEATAAFLRKLLGRAPARVP from the coding sequence ATGTCGGATCCACTGGACAGGATCGGCGGCCTGGCCTCGGTGAGGCGGCTGCCGGACCTTCTGCGCGCCCGCGGGAAGGTCACGGTGATCGGCGCGGCCGGCAGCGGAGCCGCCCTGCTCGCTGCCTGGCTGGCGGAGAACGTACGTACGCCGACGCTGATCGTCTGCGCCACGGGCGAGGAGGCCGAGGAGTTCGCCGAGGACGTGGACCTGTTCCGCCCGGCGCTCGCCTGCCACTTCCCCCCCCTGGAGGTGCTGCCGGGCGACGCCGACGAGCCCAGCGAGGTGGTCCTGAGGGCCCGCCTGCACGTACTGCGCCACCTGGCCTTCGGCCCGGACCCCGACGACGGCCCGCCCGAGGCCGACGCCTACCTGGCCCCCACCGCTGCGACCCGCGTGGTGGCCGCAGCCGTCAACGCGCTGATGGAGCCGACCTCCTCGGCCGACGCCCTGCGCGAGGGCTCGCGCACCATCCGCCGCGGCGAGGCGGCGGACCCGCACGCGCTGGCCGCCTGGCTGGCCGACCACGGCTACCTGGCCCTGCCACAGGTCGCGGCCCCCGGGCAGTACGCCCTGCGCGGCGGCATCCTGGACGTCTATTCGCACGGGGCCACGCGGCCCGTACGCATCGAGTTCTTCGGCGACGAGGTCGAGTCGATCCGCAGCTTCGATCCCGCATCCCAGCTCTCCGTCGACCGGGCCCAGAGCTGCCTGCTGGCCGCCGCGGAGCATACGGGCGCGGGCGAACGGCCCTCGGCAAGCCTGCTGGACCACCTGCCGCAGGACGCCGCCGTGTACCTGGTCGACCCCGACCGGCTGCGCGGCCGCGCGCAGGAGGTCTATGACCAGGCCGAACAGAGCGGCCTGCTGGTGCCGCCGCCGGCCCTGTGGGCGGCGGTCGAGGGACGGCCGCGCGTGGAGTTCCGCACCGACGGCGAGGGGGCCGACGGGGACGTAGTCCGGGTGCCGATGGCTCAGCGGGACGTGTTCGGCCCCGACCTGGATTCGACGTTCGCAGAGCTGGCGCGCGTCTGTCGCGCGCACGACGCGGCGACCGTCTACTGCATGAGCGAGGCCGAGGCCCGCCGCCTGCGGGCGCTCCTTCAGGGCCGCGGGCCGAACGGGCTGGACGGCCTCCGGTTCGGCATCGGGCGGCTCAATCACGGCGTGCTCTGCGCGGAGGCCGGGCTGGCGCTGATCCCCCATCACCGCCTGTTCGGCCGGTATCGGCAGCGGCGGTTCGTGCCGCACGCGCAGGAGGGCCGGCCGGTCGAGTCGGTGCAGGACCTCTCGCCCGGCGACCTGGTCGTGCACGTCGATCACGGCATCGGGCGGTTCCTGGGCACCGGCGTGCTGGAGCAGGGCGGGCGCACGCGCGAGTACCTGGAGATCGAGTTTGCCGAGCAGGTGCACGTGCACGTGCCGTGCGACCGCATCGAGCTGGTGCACCGCTACATCGGCGTGGGCGGCCGCCGGCCCGAGCTGAGCCACATCCGGAGCGCCGGCTGGTGGCGCGCGAAGGAGCGCGCCCGAGAGGCGATCGAAGACATGGCCGCCGAGCTGCTCGAGGTGCAGGCCCTGCGCGAGACCCAGCAGGGCATCGCCGCCCCGGACGACACGGAGTGGCAGCAGCAGTTCGAGTCCGAGTTCCCCTACGAGGAGACCGAGGACCAGCTCCGGGCGGCCGAGGAGGTGCGGCGAGACATGTGTTCGCCGCAGCCCATGGACCGCCTGATCTGCGGCGACGTCGGCTACGGCAAGACGGAGATCGCCATGCGGGCGGCCTTCCGCTGCGTGATGGGCGGCCGCCAGGCGGCCATGCTCGTGCCCACCACCGTGCTGGCGCAGCAGCACTTCCGCACCTTCTCCGAACGCATGGCCGACTACCCCGTCCGCGTGGAGATGCTCAGCCGGTTCCTGACCGACGCCGAGACGCGCCGCGTGCTGGCGGGCCTGGCCGAGGGCACCGTGGACGTCGTCATCGGCACGCACCGCCTGGTGCAGAGCAGCGTCCGCATCAAGAACCTGGGGCTGGTCATCATCGACGAGGAGCAGCGGTTCGGCGTCGAACACAAGGAGTCCCTCAAGAAGCTGCGCCGCACCGTGGACGTGCTCACCCTGTCGGCCACCCCCATCCCCCGCACGCTCCACATGGCGCTGATGGGGCTGCGCGAGATCTCGGCCCTCCAGACGCCTCCCCACGACCGCCAGGCCATCGAGACGAGGGTCTCGCGCTTCAGCCCCCAGATACTGCGCCACGCCGTCCTGCGCGAGCTGAACCGCCAGGGGCAGGTCTTCGTCATCCACAACCGCGTGCACTCGATCACGGACTTCGCCGACCGCGTCCGGTCCATCGTGCCCGAGGCCACCGTGGCCGTCGCCCACGGCCGGATGCCCGAGAACGAGCTGGCCGGGACCATGGACGACTTCATCGACGGCAGGATCGACGTGCTGGTCAGCACCACGATCGTCGAGAGCGGCCTGGACATCCCGAACGCGAACACGATCGTCCTGAACCGGTCGGACCTGCTGGGCCTGGCGGAGATGCACCAGTTGCGCGGCCGCGTGGGCCGCTACATCCACAAGGCCTATGCCTACTTCTTCGTGCCGGAGAGCCGCCCCGTCACCCCCGAAGCCCAGAGCCGGCTGGACGCCATCCGCCGCTACTCGCACCTGGGCGCGGGGTTCGACATCGCCCTGCGCGACCTGGAGATGCGCGGCGCAGGCAACATCCTGGGGCCCGCCCAGTCGGGCCACATCGCCGCCGTCGGCTACAACCTCTACTGCCGCCTGCTCGCCCAGGCCGTGCGCGGACTCAAGGGCCGCCCGCCCGAGGAGCCGCCCGACGTGACCGTGGAACTGGGTCTGGACGCCTACCTGCCGGACGATTACGTGCCCACGCCGCGCCAGAAGATGGAGATCTACCGCCGGCTCCATCGCGCCACCGGGCTGGCCGGCATCCAGGAAGTCCGGGCGGCGCTGCGGGATCGCTTCGGACCGCCGCCCCGCCCGGCGGAGAACCTGCTCCTGCAGGCCGAGCTGCGCGTGCTCGCCGCGCGCGCCGGGCTCGCCGCCGTCCACGTCCGCGACGGCCGCATCCACCTGAGCGTACGGGACGAGGCGGCCATGGAACGCTGGTTCGCCACGGCGCCGGCCCGTCCCCGCAGGATCGCCGAAGACCTGGCCGTGATCGACCACGGCTTCCCGGCCGACAGCCCGGAAGCCACGGCCGCGTTCCTGCGCAAGCTGCTGGGCCGCGCGCCGGCCCGCGTGCCCTGA